Within Meles meles chromosome 19, mMelMel3.1 paternal haplotype, whole genome shotgun sequence, the genomic segment CAGGAAGTATCTTGCCGACATTCACAGATTTTATTCCAGTGTGTGTGCTGTTACATTTGGTATTGGCTACATCATTCCCAAAGGCTTTTCTACACTCATTACCATCCTGTTTTCCCCAGGAGTTGCTTACTGTACAGATTCAACAGTACGGCTAAGGAAAGCCTCACATTCAGCAATTCACTGGGAGCTCAAAGACTCCTGGTCCACCCCTGAAGACATTCCTCCTTCATTCAGCTTTCTGAGACCAAGGCAGGAGACAAATGTGGCCCACATTCATCATATTTCCATGGGTTGCTCTCCAGAGTGTGTTCTTTGATGTCGGATGAGGGAAGAGCTCCTTCTGAATGTTTTCCCACACTGAGGACACTGGCTGGAACCCTCCCTGCTGTGGAGTCTCTGATGTACTGCCAGGTGAGAGTTCTGCTTGAAGGACTTTCCACATTCAGGACACTGGTATGGGGTCTCCTTTGTGTGAATTCTCTGGTGCTTGGTCAGACAGGAGCTATCCCTGAAAGCTTTGCCACACTGATTACACTCATAGGGCTTCTCACCAGTATGAGTCCTCTGGTGCCGGATGAGGCCAGCAATGTTTCTGAAAAGTTTCTGACACTGGTTACAGCCATAGGGCTTCTCACCAGTATGAATCCTCTGGTGCCGAATGAGGTAAGCACTCTCAATGAACGTTTTCCCACACTctttacattcatagggtttctccccAGAGTGGATTTTTTGATGTACAATGAGGTGAGAGTTTCGGTTGAAGGACTTCCCGCACTCCACACATTCaaagggtttctctccagtgtgagtcCTCTCATGCTGGGTAAGGTATGAGCCATCCCGGAAAGCCTTTCCACATTTGCTACATTCATAGGGCTTCTCCCCGGTGTGGATTCTGAGATGCACAGTGAGATGGGAGATGTCGGTGAAAGGTTTTCCACACTCATTACACCTATATGGTTTTTctcctgtatgagttctttgATGCAAAATCAGAGACGAATTTCGGTTGAAGGTTTTCCCACATTCTAGACATTCATAAGGTTTCTCACCAGTGTGAATTCTCTGGTGTTGTGTGAGAGCTGACCCAtcactgaaggctttcccacatttaTTGCATTTATAGGGCTTCTCTCCTGTATGGATTCTTTGATGCACAATCAGGTTGTAGTTCTTGGAAAATGATTTTCCACATTCATTACAGGTATAAGGTTTCTCACCAGTGTGCGTTCGGTGATGCAAAACAAGAGAAGAGTTCCGTTTGAAGCATTTGCCGCATTCAGTGCATTTATACAGTTTCTC encodes:
- the ZNF329 gene encoding zinc finger protein 329, producing MEGFTREGPHLSILGNNWDCKDREDYWRQSALTQEKPGAQEAICEYSGLGEHLSAGSDLLLSKRVPTNGFHICDSAVKSLDCDPALQSYQKNYVAKRNSDSDTCGKAFNHPVEVFQLGRDETREKPYKYPESGKSFNHFTPLGEQKVAKRGKKLYEGKDFGDIFTLSSSLNENRRNHLGEKLYKCTECGKCFKRNSSLVLHHRTHTGEKPYTCNECGKSFSKNYNLIVHQRIHTGEKPYKCNKCGKAFSDGSALTQHQRIHTGEKPYECLECGKTFNRNSSLILHQRTHTGEKPYRCNECGKPFTDISHLTVHLRIHTGEKPYECSKCGKAFRDGSYLTQHERTHTGEKPFECVECGKSFNRNSHLIVHQKIHSGEKPYECKECGKTFIESAYLIRHQRIHTGEKPYGCNQCQKLFRNIAGLIRHQRTHTGEKPYECNQCGKAFRDSSCLTKHQRIHTKETPYQCPECGKSFKQNSHLAVHQRLHSREGSSQCPQCGKTFRRSSSLIRHQRTHSGEQPMEI